In Gimesia panareensis, the genomic window AGGTTGGCGGTGACATAAAAACCGGGCTGGCTTTCAAAATAGAGTTTCTCAATCGTGAAGCCGTCCGCCTGAATGGTGCCAGTATTCTTGGGATTTAGCGGAGTCCGCGGAGGCATTTCTCCCAGGGAACGACGCAGAGTCTCACGCCGCTGTTGTTGATAGACGGAGAACTTTTCAGGCGAAGTAAGCGCCGCTTCCAGTTCCTGTTGTCGTCGGTCGAGTGCCTGGTGTGCCTGAGTTCTCAACCACGCCCGCATCATCTGTTGACTTTTATCGGCGTTGAAATCGGGCGGTAACACACGATACCTGTCTTGAGAGAGACTCAGGTTGCAGAAAATACTCAAGCAGATTGTCAGGCTGAGGATCAATGACTTCACTGGAGTATCCAGTCTTGCAGGTGGAGGGAGATCAGGTGGAACGCAATTCATACTAACAGGATGATTCACCTTAAGTCCAGTGCCATCCAGCTCTGAGATCCGATTGACAGAATCCGTTTTGCGGGGCCGGCTTCCGTTTGTGAATGGGTAGGCCCCATGACTATAATTGAGTCTCTTAAGTGAATCCCGTCATACGAATGTCAGCATATCAGCAGCCTGCCTTCATCGCAGTGCAGCGTCAGGGAGAGTCATCAAATGCGCTTACTTGGTTTCACCTGTCTACTCATGTCACAGTTTCTAACGGCCGCGGTTTCTGCAGAACCGGCCCGGCCTGATATGGTCATCTTTCTTTCAGACGACCATACCTGGCGCGATTCTTCTGTATATGGCTCTCCGGATATTCCGACACCGAATATGAAACGCCTGGCAGACCAGGGCATGACCTTCGAGAACGCCTTTGTCGCTTCCCCGAGTTGTGCACCCAGTCGAGCCGCGTTGCTCACCGGGCTCTATCCCGCCCACAACGGTGCAGAGCCGAACCACTCTCGACCACGGGCCGAGCTCAAAAAGCTGCCCGCGTACCTGCAGGAACTGGGTTACGAAGTCGTATCATTCGGAAAAGTGGGACACTATAAACAGACCCCGGAATACGGCTTCGACATCGCCCGTCATTTTCGTTATCACGAAGATATCGCAATTCCCAAAGCCATTGAATGGCTCAAGGAGCGTAAGAGTGATCGACCGCTCTGCCTGTTTGTCGGCACCAACTGGCCTCACGTTCCCTGGCCAGAAGAAATTGGCGACATTGATCCAGAACAGTTGCAGGTACCGCCCAATCACGTCGATACGCCGGTTACACGTCGCTGGCGTGCGAAATACATGGCCGCCATCAAGAAAATGGACAGCGAACTGGGGCAGGTCTATGACGTGGCCCGCCAGAAACTCGGGGACGATGTCTTCTTTCTGCATACCAGCGATCATGGTGCGCAGTGGCCTTTCGGCAAATGGAACTTGTATGACGAGGGCATTCGCACGCCGCTGATTGTCAGTTGGCCGGGCCGCATCAAACAGGGAGTGCGATCAGAGGCGATGGTCTCCTGGATCGATATTCTGCCCACCCTCGTCGAAGTCGCCGGCGGTGCGACTCCTGAGCAAATCGACGGGCGTTCGTTTCTGCCCGTGCTTAAAGGGAACACTGACACCCACCGCGAAGTCATCTTCACCACACATTCAGGAGACGGCGATAATAATGTCTACCCCATCCGAGCCGCCCGTACGCTGGACGGCTGGAAGTACATCCGTAATCTGCACCCCGAATTCCGCTTCACCAGTCACGTCACGAACGTTCCCGATAAAAACGGTTACTGGAACAGCTGGGTCCAAAAAGCGATCTCCAGTCCCCAGGCACGCCTCCAGGTGCGACGTTATCTGGAACGACCGCGTGAGGAATTATACCAGGTCACCCGGGACCCGTTTGAACAACAGAACCTGATCGAGGATCCCGCCCATGTAGAACGCCTGCGCAAACTGCGACAACAGGTCGATGACTGGCTGGCGGAAACCGGAGATCAGAAAGCCGTCTTTGGCAGACCGCAACGAATTGCCAGTTCGGAGAAACCGAACGTAATCATGGTCTTTATTGATGATATGGGCTGGTCGGATCTCTCCTGCTTCAAGGGAACTACAGTCAAAACGGAAAAGATCGACCAACTGGCTTCGGAAGGCATCCGATTTACGAATTTCTATGTGAACTCGCCCATCTGTTCTCCGTCGCGGGTTGCCCTGACCACCGGTCAATACCCTCAACGCTGGCGGATTAACTCCTATCTCGCGCAGCGCAAAAAAAACCGGGAACGAGGTCTGGCACAATGGCTCAATCCGAAAGCCCCCGTGCTGGCGCGGGAGCTGAAGCATGCGGGATACGCGACAGGTCATTTTGGCAAATGGCACATGGGAGGACAGCGTGACGTAGGCGAAGCACCGTTGATTAACCGCTACGGCTTCGATCGGAGCCTGACGAATTTTGAAGGGCTGGGACCACGCGTACTCCCCCTCAAGGATGCCTATGATGGACAGCCGCCGAAAAAACACGATCTCGGTTCCGCCAATCTGGGCCACGGACCGATTTACTGGGAAGACCGTTCGGTGGTGACGGCTGCCTTTGTCAAAGACGCACTCACCTTTATCGATCAGGCCGAGGCCACGGGGCAGCCCTTCTATCTGAATCTCTGGCCCGACGATGTGCATTCTCCCTTTTTTCCACCCGAGGTGCTCCGCAACAGTACCGATGGCAGCAAACGGGCGCTCTACTACGCGGTCCTGGATGCGATGGATCAGCAGTTAGGAACTTTGTTCGACCGCATTCGCAATGACGAGAAACTGAAAAACAATACGCTGATCCTCATCGCCTCAGATAACGGACCCGAAACCGGCGCCGGTCTTGCGACCCCCTTACGGGGCGCAAAGACCTGGCTCTACGAAGGGGGCGTTCGTTCGCCGCTGATCGTCTGGGGACCGGGACTGCTCAATCCCCAAGCAGTGAACACCACCAACAACACTTCAGTCCTCAGCGCCCTCGATCTGAACCGTTCACTCTACACCCTGACAGGCACCGAACTCCCCCAGGGAGCTGAACTCGATGGGGAAGACCTGGCAACGACATTGCTCGGCAAAGCGAAGCAGACGAGGCAGGCACCGCTGTTCTGGCGACGCCCTCCCGATCGTCCCGGGACAAAAGAGGAACACAATCCGGATCTGGCTGTCCGCGACGGAAAGTGGAAGCTTTACATGAACTACGATCAGTCCGGCGTGCAACTCTACGACCTGGAACAGGATGTTTCGGAGCAGAATAATTGTGCGGTACAGCATCCTAAACTGGTAGCCCGGCTGAAGCAGGCCATCATCAACTGGAATTCCAGTCTCCCCAAAGATGCAGGCGATCCCACCTGGCGCCCAAAAAAGAAGACGGCAAAAACGGGAGCAAAACAGTGACTCACTGAACATTCAGGCCGATTTTTCTCGCCAGATTTCCTGTTTCAGGGGTTTAGCCGAACGGATTTCAGTCGAATTGCTGAAAAAAGTTAGGATTCGTAAGAAATGATTGAATTGATCGTTTTCTTCCGCTAGAATCAGGCAACCGATCAAGATATGTCTATGTGTCGGTCCCTGCTCGCATAATCCTACCCAAACAGCGTGACCCTATGAGATTACGTTCCTTCCACACAATGGTAGCGTGCATGGTGCTGGTTCTTACCGGAGCCGCGCCAACAGTATCCGCCAAACCACCACTGCATCAGCAGATTGATTCTCTGATTGCCGCGGGAAATCCGCAGTTCGAACAGCAGGCGGCGCCCCTCGCCGACGATG contains:
- a CDS encoding sulfatase-like hydrolase/transferase, with translation MRLLGFTCLLMSQFLTAAVSAEPARPDMVIFLSDDHTWRDSSVYGSPDIPTPNMKRLADQGMTFENAFVASPSCAPSRAALLTGLYPAHNGAEPNHSRPRAELKKLPAYLQELGYEVVSFGKVGHYKQTPEYGFDIARHFRYHEDIAIPKAIEWLKERKSDRPLCLFVGTNWPHVPWPEEIGDIDPEQLQVPPNHVDTPVTRRWRAKYMAAIKKMDSELGQVYDVARQKLGDDVFFLHTSDHGAQWPFGKWNLYDEGIRTPLIVSWPGRIKQGVRSEAMVSWIDILPTLVEVAGGATPEQIDGRSFLPVLKGNTDTHREVIFTTHSGDGDNNVYPIRAARTLDGWKYIRNLHPEFRFTSHVTNVPDKNGYWNSWVQKAISSPQARLQVRRYLERPREELYQVTRDPFEQQNLIEDPAHVERLRKLRQQVDDWLAETGDQKAVFGRPQRIASSEKPNVIMVFIDDMGWSDLSCFKGTTVKTEKIDQLASEGIRFTNFYVNSPICSPSRVALTTGQYPQRWRINSYLAQRKKNRERGLAQWLNPKAPVLARELKHAGYATGHFGKWHMGGQRDVGEAPLINRYGFDRSLTNFEGLGPRVLPLKDAYDGQPPKKHDLGSANLGHGPIYWEDRSVVTAAFVKDALTFIDQAEATGQPFYLNLWPDDVHSPFFPPEVLRNSTDGSKRALYYAVLDAMDQQLGTLFDRIRNDEKLKNNTLILIASDNGPETGAGLATPLRGAKTWLYEGGVRSPLIVWGPGLLNPQAVNTTNNTSVLSALDLNRSLYTLTGTELPQGAELDGEDLATTLLGKAKQTRQAPLFWRRPPDRPGTKEEHNPDLAVRDGKWKLYMNYDQSGVQLYDLEQDVSEQNNCAVQHPKLVARLKQAIINWNSSLPKDAGDPTWRPKKKTAKTGAKQ